GCCGATTTCAACGGGATTCAAGAAATCATTCCCACCTACCGCTCTCTTCTGATTCTTTTCGATCCTCTGAAAGCGGATAGGGACATGCTTATGCAGAGAATAAAAGAGCTCGATTATCTCCTCGATTCAGAAAATTATCCTGAGCCGCGGCGCATGATCATCCCGGTGAAATATGGGGGGGGATTCGGCCCCGATCTCAGTTTCGTGGCCGATCATAATGATCTAACCCGGGATGAGGTCATCGATATTCACACCGGCCAGGACTACAGAGTTTATATGCTGGGTTTTACGCCCGGTTTTCCCTATCTGGGCGGCATGTCCAAAGAAATAGCTGCTCCCCGGCTGGAGAGCCCGCGGGAGGAGATATCAAAAGGAAGCGTGGGAATAGCTGGAGATCAAACCGGCATCTATCCTCTCGACAGCCCTGGCGGCTGGAGATTGATAGGCAGAACACCGTTAGAACTTTTTGCTCCCGAGCGGGAGAACCCCATACTTTTCAAGGTTGGAGATATCTTAAATTTCGAATCCATCAGTCAGGAGCGTTATGACAAACTCCGGAAAAAAATTGCCGGGGAAGAATTTGATCTCGCTTCTTTGATCGAAGGGTGATAAAATTGGGTAAAATAAAGATAATAGAGCCCGGTCCCCTTACCACTGTCCAGGATCTGGGGCGACCGGGTTTTCAGCGCTACGGCATGCCGCAGGCAGGAGCCATGGACAGTTT
The sequence above is drawn from the Halarsenatibacter silvermanii genome and encodes:
- the pxpB gene encoding 5-oxoprolinase subunit PxpB → MPSFKFVGDKGILIEFAGEISKKINEKVRSMDHSIQKADFNGIQEIIPTYRSLLILFDPLKADRDMLMQRIKELDYLLDSENYPEPRRMIIPVKYGGGFGPDLSFVADHNDLTRDEVIDIHTGQDYRVYMLGFTPGFPYLGGMSKEIAAPRLESPREEISKGSVGIAGDQTGIYPLDSPGGWRLIGRTPLELFAPERENPILFKVGDILNFESISQERYDKLRKKIAGEEFDLASLIEG